Proteins encoded together in one Marispirochaeta sp. window:
- a CDS encoding YkgJ family cysteine cluster protein: MICRAGCGACCVAISISSPIPGMPRGKPAGVPCIHLDKDFRCRLHKTPEYPAVCALLRPAPQMCGSNREEALQYLAELERLTSPQV, encoded by the coding sequence ATGATTTGCCGAGCCGGCTGCGGAGCCTGCTGTGTTGCCATATCCATCTCATCGCCCATTCCCGGAATGCCTCGTGGAAAACCTGCAGGGGTTCCCTGCATCCACCTGGACAAAGATTTTCGCTGCCGCCTTCATAAAACCCCTGAATACCCGGCGGTGTGCGCCCTTTTACGGCCGGCCCCTCAAATGTGCGGCTCGAATCGGGAGGAAGCCCTTCAGTACCTGGCGGAGCTGGAACGTCTTACCAGCCCGCAGGTCTGA
- a CDS encoding DMT family transporter codes for MSDSSILNDRLTLSAGLLALLSATLWGGNTVSIKIATAGMPPAAIAAVRFALGGIAVWGYALAAGIPLKLTKRELPSLISLVALFIVQILTLNIGTSLTLAAHATVLISSYPFATALFAHLLIRGDHLNGGKIIGMAVSFTGVALIFGEALIVGSAGSIPGDLIVFTSCVLLGLRQVVTKRMTQGLHPVKLVFWQSVFSVPAFVTVTLIFESDYTYAITGGIVAAILYQGLVVAGFCFILLTSLLRRYNASVITSFSFFTPLFGVILSGALLGEALSLWLLLSVALIAAGIVVVSRFGEPRAEAKSSAVL; via the coding sequence ATGAGTGATTCATCAATCCTGAACGACAGACTTACCCTGAGCGCGGGCCTGCTCGCCCTTTTGTCGGCGACTCTGTGGGGAGGCAATACCGTCTCGATAAAGATCGCTACCGCCGGAATGCCCCCGGCGGCAATCGCGGCTGTCCGTTTTGCCCTGGGGGGTATTGCCGTCTGGGGCTATGCCCTGGCTGCCGGGATACCCCTGAAGCTTACAAAGAGGGAGCTTCCCTCATTAATAAGCCTTGTTGCTCTGTTTATCGTCCAGATCCTTACATTGAATATCGGAACCTCCCTGACCCTCGCCGCCCACGCGACAGTGCTTATTTCGTCGTACCCTTTTGCCACTGCTCTTTTTGCCCATCTGCTTATTCGGGGGGACCATTTGAACGGGGGCAAGATTATCGGCATGGCTGTCTCTTTTACGGGGGTAGCCCTTATTTTCGGCGAAGCACTGATTGTCGGCAGTGCCGGTTCAATTCCCGGAGATCTGATTGTGTTTACCAGCTGTGTTCTCCTGGGGCTGCGTCAGGTTGTCACCAAGCGAATGACCCAGGGCCTGCATCCGGTAAAACTGGTTTTCTGGCAGTCGGTCTTCAGTGTTCCGGCCTTTGTTACAGTGACACTGATATTCGAAAGCGACTATACCTATGCAATTACCGGCGGAATTGTCGCGGCCATCCTCTATCAGGGGCTGGTGGTGGCAGGTTTCTGCTTTATTCTGCTTACCAGTCTGCTGCGGCGCTATAATGCCAGTGTAATAACCTCCTTCTCTTTTTTTACACCCCTCTTTGGGGTCATCCTGAGCGGGGCACTCCTCGGCGAGGCCTTGTCTCTCTGGCTGCTCCTCAGTGTTGCTCTGATAGCCGCCGGTATCGTGGTGGTAAGCAGATTCGGTGAACCCCGGGCGGAGGCTAAGTCTTCTGCTGTGCTTTGA
- a CDS encoding LytS/YhcK type 5TM receptor domain-containing protein, whose protein sequence is MTHNVALLLALTVAYEQIHTRLKQNNPVYVLITGVLFGIVTLAGMMTPMVFAPGVIYDGRSIVLSAAGYIGGPFVAFIAASMAVLFRVYLGGAGVLAGVLTIIESALLGVVFFLLRNRNPVWKRPLNLWVLGIAVHALMLLSQLALPGSLGMSVIGSIGIWIMLLYPVALVLILLVFINQQDLIRTKESLDTRETWYRSLFEDTFAPRLIVSPEDGQILDANTAAERFYGWSREELCTMRARDINTISEEEIRKEMRTAAENQRNYFESRHRLKDGTLRDVAVFSSVVQLRDRKILNSVIIDITEQKEVETRLMHVLRQKDSLLQEVHHRVRNNLALVSSLLDFQLEDMSIPKEEYVALKITANRVQALSMIHNLLYQNDDLSLLNFTQFLRVLAETLPGSCGVGDFAGIRVDGSDILLDVHYAMPLGLMVNELLVNLLGDFGKVDKKAQLVLDFHRNTDNQYIITLLDEDGDFASAPLLYGQQNLSRELVAHLSGQINGKIDYLPEKGTLARICFAVTGGESGLSRVEHGYREVIDED, encoded by the coding sequence TTGACACATAATGTAGCGCTCCTGCTCGCTCTCACGGTGGCATACGAGCAGATACACACACGGCTCAAGCAGAATAATCCGGTCTACGTACTTATTACCGGCGTGCTCTTCGGAATCGTAACTCTGGCAGGAATGATGACCCCCATGGTTTTTGCGCCGGGGGTAATCTACGACGGCCGGTCCATCGTGCTCAGCGCAGCCGGGTATATCGGCGGTCCTTTTGTCGCTTTTATTGCTGCCTCCATGGCTGTGCTGTTCAGGGTTTACCTGGGCGGAGCCGGGGTTTTAGCCGGGGTACTCACCATTATTGAATCTGCCCTTCTGGGTGTTGTCTTTTTCTTGCTGCGTAACAGGAACCCCGTCTGGAAGCGTCCATTGAATTTATGGGTTCTGGGAATAGCGGTTCATGCTTTAATGCTCCTGAGTCAGCTGGCCCTTCCGGGGTCTCTGGGCATGTCCGTTATAGGTTCAATCGGGATCTGGATAATGCTGCTGTATCCGGTCGCGCTTGTGCTTATTCTGCTTGTGTTTATTAATCAGCAGGATCTGATCAGGACCAAGGAGTCTCTCGATACCAGAGAAACCTGGTATCGAAGCCTGTTTGAGGACACCTTTGCGCCTCGCCTTATAGTAAGTCCAGAAGACGGACAAATCCTGGATGCCAATACGGCAGCAGAGAGGTTTTATGGCTGGAGCCGGGAAGAACTCTGCACCATGCGGGCACGGGACATAAATACCATTTCGGAAGAAGAAATTCGTAAGGAGATGAGAACCGCTGCGGAGAATCAAAGAAACTATTTTGAATCCAGACATCGCCTGAAGGACGGTACTCTGCGGGATGTAGCTGTTTTCAGCAGCGTTGTACAGCTGCGGGACCGAAAGATTCTGAACTCGGTGATTATCGATATAACCGAGCAAAAAGAGGTGGAAACCCGGCTTATGCATGTGCTGCGGCAGAAAGACTCACTTTTACAGGAGGTCCACCACAGGGTCCGTAATAACCTTGCCCTGGTCAGCAGTTTACTCGATTTTCAGCTGGAAGATATGAGTATACCGAAAGAGGAGTATGTTGCCCTGAAGATAACTGCAAACAGGGTGCAGGCTTTAAGCATGATTCATAACCTGCTGTACCAGAACGATGATCTGTCTCTGCTGAATTTTACCCAGTTTCTTCGGGTTCTTGCTGAAACCCTTCCGGGCAGCTGTGGTGTCGGAGATTTCGCAGGTATCCGGGTCGACGGATCGGACATTCTGCTTGACGTACATTACGCCATGCCCCTGGGGCTGATGGTGAATGAACTCCTTGTAAATCTTCTCGGCGATTTCGGTAAAGTGGATAAGAAAGCACAACTTGTTCTCGATTTTCACAGGAATACCGACAACCAGTATATAATTACTCTGCTCGATGAAGACGGCGATTTTGCTTCCGCTCCTCTGCTTTATGGCCAGCAGAACCTGAGCCGGGAACTGGTGGCTCATTTGTCCGGCCAGATTAATGGAAAGATAGATTATCTGCCGGAGAAGGGTACCCTGGCCAGGATTTGTTTCGCCGTTACCGGGGGGGAGTCAGGGTTATCCAGGGTAGAACATGGCTATAGGGAGGTTATTGATGAAGATTGA
- a CDS encoding YbhB/YbcL family Raf kinase inhibitor-like protein, with protein MKIESAVFHDGGTIPEKYTCDGGDISPPLNWTGVPGGVRTFALICDDPDAPMGTWVHWVVYNLPADMNELPEGVPGDEALPGGGLQGTNDFGRIGYGGPCPPAGSHRYFLKLYALDTELSLGPGASKGELLAAMEGHVRGECRIVGRYSRRS; from the coding sequence ATGAAGATTGAGAGTGCGGTTTTTCACGACGGTGGAACAATCCCCGAAAAGTACACCTGTGACGGCGGTGATATATCTCCTCCACTTAACTGGACCGGTGTCCCGGGAGGGGTAAGGACCTTTGCCCTTATATGCGATGATCCTGACGCTCCCATGGGCACCTGGGTTCACTGGGTGGTCTATAACCTGCCGGCGGATATGAATGAGCTCCCCGAAGGGGTTCCCGGAGATGAGGCTTTGCCCGGAGGCGGACTTCAGGGGACAAACGATTTTGGACGAATCGGATACGGAGGGCCCTGCCCTCCGGCAGGAAGCCACCGCTATTTTCTCAAATTATATGCCCTGGATACGGAACTTTCCCTGGGGCCGGGGGCTTCCAAGGGAGAATTGCTTGCGGCCATGGAAGGGCATGTCCGCGGGGAATGTCGTATTGTCGGACGGTATTCCCGCCGCTCTTAA
- a CDS encoding polyprenyl synthetase family protein, with amino-acid sequence MRTDYIPHPGADSQLRDASFSAINTTPAVNALGDPRLTGELARVRSIILESAAGSTSLVRESLQDMINAGGKLIRPALVLLAGWYGGKNEKSLRSLAASVEMLHMATLIHDDVIDDAATRRGKPALHINVGAKAAILIGDYLFARCFTLLDSIKDRDIGLHAARAVEHICDGEIRQNTQRYTVDVGMRSYLRRILAKTAVLITVSLELGAQHGEASVQDVQRFRRIGYNLGMGFQIIDDLLDLTGNETRTGKPVAPGLAAGNLYRPRYLQPLRFRRPGITQPSCIPSLLR; translated from the coding sequence GTGCGAACCGATTACATCCCGCATCCTGGAGCCGATTCACAGCTTCGGGATGCGTCTTTTTCTGCAATTAACACCACCCCTGCTGTTAATGCTCTTGGAGATCCCCGCCTGACCGGCGAACTTGCTCGTGTCCGCAGCATCATCCTTGAGTCAGCGGCCGGAAGTACCTCCCTGGTTCGTGAAAGTCTTCAAGATATGATCAATGCCGGGGGCAAGCTTATTCGTCCCGCGTTGGTACTGCTGGCAGGATGGTACGGGGGCAAAAATGAGAAGAGCCTCCGCTCCCTGGCCGCTTCCGTGGAAATGCTGCATATGGCGACCCTGATCCACGATGACGTGATCGATGACGCGGCCACCCGGAGGGGAAAACCCGCGCTACATATAAATGTAGGAGCCAAGGCGGCGATCCTGATCGGCGATTATCTTTTTGCCCGCTGTTTTACCCTGCTTGATTCCATTAAAGACCGGGATATCGGGCTTCATGCCGCACGGGCAGTTGAGCATATCTGTGACGGAGAAATACGCCAGAACACTCAGCGGTATACGGTGGATGTTGGGATGCGCTCATATCTGCGGCGGATTCTTGCTAAAACTGCTGTATTAATCACCGTTTCTTTGGAGCTGGGAGCACAGCACGGTGAAGCATCAGTGCAGGACGTGCAGCGGTTCCGGCGGATTGGCTATAACCTGGGAATGGGTTTTCAGATTATAGATGATCTGCTTGATCTGACAGGGAATGAAACACGAACCGGAAAACCCGTAGCCCCGGGACTTGCAGCAGGGAATCTTTACCGCCCCCGTTATCTACAGCCTCTCCGGTTCCGGCGGCCGGGAATTACGCAGCCTTCTTGCATCCCATCCCTACTCCGATAA
- a CDS encoding FAD-dependent oxidoreductase: MKRIVILGGGYGGIAAAKKLAKIFKKKSDVEITLVDKNTYHTLMTELHEVAGSRVDPDSVMVSYERIFSGTKVNVVTDFVTGIDFEKKALVSEKATYPYDYLVLGTGGAPEFFDIQGIQDNSFTLWSLEDAIRIRQHIEERFRLAAKEPDPELKKQMLTFVVAGAGFTGVELAGELMERRDVLCSRYHIDPKDVRIIVVEAMDRVLPIIEEPLRKKAEKYMRKHGIEIMLKAPIVGAEENLVILESGEAIKTETFVWTCGIHGSEFTSRIPLEKGHTARGECSIASEEGIHGMSGCHFEEDETYIVGKRGRILVNDRMQTADYHNIYAVGDNLWFVEEGKVLPQIVETALQTGECAAKNIAAEIKTEEKKGFKSNYHGFMVSIGGRYCVSNAGGIKLSGFFAMAMKHLVNLHYLFGLAGINACWGYLKHEFFHMEDKRTLIGGHLSYRMQGFWTVPLRMWLGLMWLVEGVNKIGEGWLNFAAGTKSGWMFSKGVTQAGVAPAADAASAATEAAGDYAADVATAATGAVDSAAEAVTAATGAAGDAVESAQEAFGLIWDTSKSIIPYDSGFVTWFREIFMDSMAAYIPYQLFQVMVVGVEVLIGLALIGGLFTFPAAGVSIIMCFVFIFSGMFSWGQLWFIFAAIVMLGGAGRSFGLDHYVLPFLGKQWRSVSLVQRFHLYGGEPVKTKKKR, from the coding sequence ATGAAGCGCATTGTTATCCTTGGTGGTGGCTATGGTGGTATCGCCGCCGCTAAGAAGCTGGCAAAGATTTTCAAAAAGAAGAGCGACGTTGAGATTACCCTGGTAGACAAGAACACCTATCACACCCTGATGACAGAACTCCATGAAGTCGCAGGATCCAGAGTTGACCCTGATTCGGTCATGGTTTCCTACGAACGAATTTTTTCCGGAACAAAGGTCAATGTTGTAACCGATTTTGTTACCGGCATCGATTTTGAAAAGAAAGCCCTTGTCTCCGAGAAGGCAACATATCCATATGATTACCTTGTTCTGGGTACAGGCGGCGCTCCTGAATTCTTCGATATTCAGGGTATTCAGGACAACTCATTCACCCTGTGGTCGCTGGAAGATGCCATTCGTATTCGGCAGCACATAGAAGAGCGCTTCAGGCTGGCGGCCAAGGAACCGGATCCTGAACTCAAAAAGCAGATGCTCACCTTTGTGGTAGCTGGCGCCGGTTTTACAGGCGTAGAGCTTGCCGGTGAGCTTATGGAGCGCCGGGATGTACTCTGTTCCCGCTATCATATTGATCCAAAGGATGTCAGGATCATTGTCGTCGAGGCAATGGACCGCGTCCTGCCGATCATAGAAGAACCGCTGCGGAAAAAAGCCGAGAAATACATGCGGAAGCACGGCATCGAGATCATGCTCAAGGCTCCGATTGTAGGTGCTGAGGAAAACCTGGTTATTCTGGAGAGCGGCGAAGCTATTAAAACAGAAACCTTCGTCTGGACCTGCGGAATCCACGGGTCCGAGTTTACCAGCCGCATCCCCCTGGAGAAGGGACATACAGCCCGGGGAGAATGCTCCATTGCGTCGGAAGAAGGCATCCACGGAATGTCCGGCTGTCATTTCGAAGAGGACGAAACCTACATCGTCGGCAAGCGGGGACGCATTCTGGTTAACGATCGTATGCAGACTGCAGACTACCATAACATCTACGCCGTTGGAGACAACCTCTGGTTCGTCGAAGAGGGCAAGGTACTGCCGCAGATCGTGGAAACCGCGCTCCAAACCGGTGAATGCGCTGCGAAAAATATCGCCGCGGAAATCAAAACCGAAGAAAAAAAGGGCTTTAAATCCAACTACCACGGTTTTATGGTATCCATTGGCGGACGCTACTGTGTCTCCAATGCCGGAGGAATCAAGCTTTCCGGATTCTTTGCAATGGCCATGAAGCACCTTGTTAACCTGCACTATCTTTTTGGCCTGGCCGGTATTAATGCCTGCTGGGGCTATCTGAAACACGAGTTCTTCCATATGGAGGACAAGCGGACCCTTATCGGCGGACATCTCTCGTACCGCATGCAGGGGTTCTGGACTGTTCCCTTAAGAATGTGGCTTGGGCTGATGTGGCTGGTCGAAGGCGTAAATAAAATTGGTGAAGGCTGGCTCAATTTTGCCGCCGGTACAAAATCTGGCTGGATGTTCAGCAAGGGTGTCACCCAGGCGGGTGTTGCTCCAGCTGCGGATGCCGCATCTGCCGCTACCGAGGCTGCGGGAGATTACGCCGCTGATGTTGCCACAGCTGCCACCGGCGCCGTGGATTCCGCCGCCGAAGCCGTTACCGCTGCCACGGGTGCAGCAGGCGATGCCGTCGAGAGCGCCCAGGAGGCCTTTGGCCTTATTTGGGATACGTCCAAATCGATTATTCCCTATGATTCAGGCTTTGTAACCTGGTTTCGTGAAATCTTCATGGACAGCATGGCTGCATACATTCCGTATCAGCTGTTTCAGGTAATGGTTGTCGGGGTCGAAGTACTGATCGGACTCGCCCTTATAGGCGGCCTCTTTACCTTCCCGGCGGCCGGTGTTTCGATCATCATGTGCTTTGTATTTATCTTCTCGGGTATGTTCAGCTGGGGTCAGCTCTGGTTTATATTCGCAGCTATCGTAATGCTGGGAGGAGCCGGGCGCAGCTTTGGTCTGGATCACTATGTTCTGCCATTCCTGGGTAAGCAGTGGCGATCCGTGTCGCTGGTTCAACGTTTCCATCTGTACGGCGGCGAACCGGTCAAAACAAAGAAGAAGCGCTGA
- a CDS encoding AMP-binding protein has protein sequence MQYVAAGWGSALAYSKPVGKIMLADMQQIKPTWMASVPRIWEAVQAGIYRNINKEGGAKRLLFYFFVAVAGTWTGFRNRLYGLLPEFKKRIRVLDILTAILPFLLLYPLKALGDLLVFSKIRAKLGGNFVAGISGGGALPKSVDRFFSAAGILLLEGYGLTETAPVLGVRDQKHPVPGTIGPVFPGTVIEIRDEEGNILPPGHKGIVYAQGPQVMKGYYKQPELTKAMISPDGWLNTGDLGMLTWHNELAIMGRVKDTIVLRGGENVEPLPIEQKIQESPYIAQTMLLGQDQKYLAALIVPDFDALQEYASQNNLSFMDREDLLISPEIEELINGEIQERINSRNGFKSFERINRFRLLPKPFEVGDELSQKQEIKRHVISEKYAKLLSEIFS, from the coding sequence ATGCAGTACGTTGCGGCGGGCTGGGGATCTGCCCTTGCCTACTCAAAACCTGTTGGAAAAATCATGCTCGCCGATATGCAGCAGATCAAACCAACCTGGATGGCTTCTGTCCCCCGTATATGGGAGGCGGTACAGGCCGGGATTTACCGGAATATCAACAAAGAAGGGGGTGCTAAAAGACTCCTATTCTACTTTTTTGTCGCTGTTGCCGGAACCTGGACGGGTTTCCGGAACCGTCTGTACGGACTGCTGCCGGAGTTCAAAAAAAGGATCCGGGTTCTGGATATTCTGACCGCCATTTTGCCCTTTCTTCTCCTCTACCCCCTCAAGGCCCTTGGAGATCTCCTGGTTTTCTCAAAAATCAGGGCCAAACTTGGCGGAAACTTCGTAGCCGGGATCTCCGGAGGCGGGGCTTTGCCAAAATCGGTGGACCGCTTCTTTTCCGCCGCCGGGATTCTGCTTCTGGAAGGCTACGGTCTGACAGAGACCGCCCCGGTGCTGGGTGTTCGGGACCAGAAGCATCCCGTACCGGGCACCATCGGCCCCGTATTTCCGGGAACCGTCATTGAGATTCGCGATGAAGAGGGAAACATCCTTCCTCCAGGACATAAAGGCATTGTCTACGCCCAGGGACCCCAGGTTATGAAGGGTTATTACAAACAGCCGGAGCTTACCAAAGCGATGATTTCTCCCGACGGCTGGCTTAACACGGGGGACCTGGGAATGCTTACCTGGCACAATGAACTTGCCATTATGGGACGGGTAAAGGATACCATTGTACTGCGAGGCGGCGAAAATGTTGAACCCCTGCCTATTGAACAGAAGATACAGGAATCCCCCTATATCGCCCAAACCATGCTCCTGGGGCAGGACCAGAAATACCTGGCAGCCCTGATTGTCCCTGATTTTGATGCCCTGCAGGAGTATGCTTCCCAAAACAATTTGAGTTTCATGGACCGGGAAGACCTTCTTATCAGCCCAGAAATTGAAGAACTTATTAACGGTGAAATTCAGGAAAGGATAAACAGTAGAAACGGATTTAAATCCTTCGAACGGATCAATCGTTTCCGCCTCTTACCAAAGCCCTTTGAAGTAGGTGACGAGCTGTCGCAAAAACAGGAAATCAAACGGCATGTTATCAGCGAAAAATATGCAAAACTCTTATCAGAGATTTTCTCCTGA
- a CDS encoding AMP-binding protein, whose translation MVILENEAQLAKINAHKKELGHLKHIILMDAGINPEAWLGVKLHSFTEVLEKGKELYDKHPEHVDTSIAEGERDDIATLIFTSGTTGIPKGVMLSHGNFLHQVEKRTQAYKHRAWRYLALCTAGVALL comes from the coding sequence GTGGTAATCCTTGAAAACGAGGCTCAGCTGGCAAAGATCAACGCCCATAAAAAGGAGCTGGGGCACCTGAAGCATATCATCCTCATGGACGCCGGCATTAACCCCGAAGCCTGGCTGGGGGTCAAGCTGCACAGCTTTACCGAGGTGCTGGAAAAGGGAAAAGAACTCTACGACAAACACCCCGAGCATGTTGATACAAGCATTGCAGAAGGAGAACGGGACGACATTGCCACCCTTATTTTTACCTCCGGTACAACCGGAATCCCCAAAGGGGTAATGCTCTCCCACGGAAATTTTCTGCACCAGGTAGAAAAACGTACCCAAGCTTATAAACACCGGGCTTGGAGATATCTGGCTCTGTGTACTGCCGGTGTGGCACTCCTTTGA
- a CDS encoding AMP-binding protein — MPETLPKRILHFAENHPKAVIQYSKDEAGIFQPTTFPVFAREFKSFAAGLHNLNVKKGDHVGLISENRKEWLISDLGILALGAADVPRGLRLHRRRDQLYTLLLRVPGGNP, encoded by the coding sequence ATGCCCGAGACCCTGCCAAAACGAATACTACATTTTGCAGAAAATCACCCGAAAGCTGTAATCCAGTACAGCAAGGATGAGGCTGGCATTTTTCAGCCTACCACGTTTCCCGTATTTGCCCGGGAATTCAAGTCCTTCGCCGCGGGGCTGCATAACCTGAATGTTAAAAAAGGCGACCACGTCGGACTTATCAGTGAAAACCGCAAGGAATGGCTGATCAGCGATCTGGGAATCCTCGCCCTAGGAGCTGCCGACGTTCCCCGGGGGCTGCGACTCCACCGCCGAAGAGATCAGCTATATACTCTCTTACTCCGAGTGCCGGGTGGTAATCCTTGA
- a CDS encoding amino acid ABC transporter ATP-binding protein produces MKPRIRIEDAVKNFGQVQALKGASLEVQPGEVVLIIGPSGSGKSTLLRSVNRLERLTSGQIWIDDDRVLGVKSDIRRIREEVGMVFQSFNLFPHLRVLDNISLGPRNVKKTDKPAAEEKARALLKKVGLSDKEQAWPEQLSGGQQQRVAIARALAMEPKVMLFDEPTSALDPEMIKEVLDVMLALAQEGMTMMVVSHEMGFARAAADKVVFMDEGQIVEVAPPDQLFSSPKEERTQRFLKHIL; encoded by the coding sequence GTGAAACCTAGAATTCGAATAGAAGACGCCGTAAAGAATTTCGGCCAGGTACAGGCCCTTAAAGGAGCCAGCCTGGAAGTCCAGCCCGGGGAGGTGGTCCTGATTATCGGTCCTTCGGGTTCGGGAAAAAGCACCCTGCTGCGCAGCGTCAACCGACTTGAACGCCTCACCAGCGGTCAGATATGGATAGATGACGATCGCGTTTTGGGGGTAAAATCAGATATCCGCCGAATTCGTGAAGAGGTAGGCATGGTCTTTCAGAGTTTCAACCTCTTTCCCCATCTGCGGGTACTGGACAATATTTCCCTCGGGCCCCGGAACGTCAAGAAAACCGACAAGCCTGCCGCGGAAGAAAAAGCCCGGGCCCTTCTGAAAAAGGTCGGCCTCTCCGACAAGGAGCAGGCATGGCCTGAGCAGCTCTCCGGCGGGCAGCAGCAGCGGGTGGCAATCGCCCGGGCCCTGGCCATGGAACCGAAGGTAATGCTCTTTGACGAGCCGACCTCCGCCCTTGATCCGGAGATGATCAAGGAGGTTCTGGATGTAATGCTCGCCCTGGCCCAGGAAGGTATGACCATGATGGTCGTTTCTCATGAAATGGGATTCGCCCGGGCGGCAGCCGATAAGGTTGTTTTCATGGACGAAGGACAGATTGTCGAGGTCGCCCCCCCCGACCAGCTCTTTAGTTCCCCCAAAGAGGAACGCACCCAGCGTTTCCTGAAGCATATCCTGTAA
- a CDS encoding amino acid ABC transporter permease — translation MAAIDQPAKGTRIEVTDGALLPVKSERGILNSWRVTFAFAIIMLAVLIFFYEDPYSQIVYVVAKGIPITFSVTIFAILGSIFIGLFAGLGQISRVRSINLIAGVYIELIRGIPLLVQLIFIYYALGRFFKIEGTIAAIIALSICYGAYMGEIFRAGIQSIPRGQMEAALALGLSRGQAMRLVILPQTIKIILPAIGNEFIAMLKDSSLVSVIALRDILRRGREYIARTFLSLETMAIVALIYLVITLVLSKLVAILEDRMKTSET, via the coding sequence ATGGCTGCGATAGACCAGCCGGCAAAGGGCACCAGAATCGAAGTAACCGACGGTGCCCTTCTGCCTGTAAAAAGCGAAAGAGGCATTCTGAACTCCTGGCGGGTTACATTTGCCTTTGCGATTATAATGCTGGCAGTCCTCATTTTCTTCTATGAGGATCCCTATTCACAGATTGTATACGTTGTTGCCAAGGGAATACCGATTACCTTCAGTGTTACCATCTTTGCGATTCTTGGTTCAATTTTCATAGGACTCTTCGCCGGGCTGGGACAGATTTCGCGGGTCCGTAGTATCAATCTGATAGCCGGGGTATATATAGAGCTGATCCGCGGCATACCTCTTCTGGTACAGCTGATCTTCATCTATTACGCTCTGGGACGTTTTTTCAAGATTGAAGGCACAATCGCCGCTATCATTGCCCTGTCGATCTGCTACGGCGCTTATATGGGCGAAATTTTCCGGGCCGGCATTCAATCCATCCCCAGAGGACAGATGGAAGCAGCCCTTGCACTGGGGCTATCCCGGGGACAGGCCATGCGCCTGGTTATTTTGCCCCAAACCATAAAGATCATTCTACCGGCTATCGGTAACGAGTTTATCGCCATGCTTAAGGACTCTTCTCTGGTTTCGGTTATCGCCCTCAGGGACATCCTCAGACGGGGACGTGAGTATATTGCCAGGACCTTTCTCTCCCTGGAGACCATGGCCATAGTAGCCTTGATTTATCTGGTAATTACCCTTGTGCTCTCCAAACTCGTTGCTATACTTGAAGACAGGATGAAGACCAGTGAAACCTAG
- a CDS encoding basic amino acid ABC transporter substrate-binding protein, translating to MFKRIALIFMISLIGFALVAGGQQDDNTYVFASDVAWAPMEFVDENGDMVGFDIDLMAAIAKEAGFEYEIRNTAWDGIFAGLANGAYDGVISSVTITDERKEAMAFSEPYINAGQVLIVRNETSGVTTLADMKGMKVGVQNGTTGDFAVEDAEGVERRAYDEIGFAVEDLMNGNVDGVVCDSPVAADYVLQNENYKGALKIVGEPFTEEYYGIAVQKGDSELLNRINTGLKKVIESGKRDELIDKWLR from the coding sequence ATGTTTAAAAGAATCGCACTCATTTTTATGATTTCTTTAATAGGCTTCGCCCTGGTAGCAGGCGGCCAGCAGGATGACAACACGTATGTCTTCGCCTCCGATGTGGCCTGGGCACCGATGGAGTTTGTCGATGAAAACGGCGACATGGTGGGCTTCGACATAGACCTGATGGCAGCCATTGCCAAGGAAGCCGGATTTGAATACGAAATCCGCAATACCGCCTGGGACGGAATCTTCGCGGGACTCGCCAACGGCGCCTACGACGGCGTTATCTCCTCTGTAACCATCACCGATGAACGCAAAGAGGCCATGGCCTTCTCCGAGCCCTACATCAATGCAGGCCAGGTGCTGATTGTACGGAACGAGACCAGCGGCGTAACGACCCTTGCGGACATGAAAGGCATGAAGGTCGGTGTTCAGAACGGAACAACCGGAGACTTTGCCGTGGAAGACGCGGAAGGTGTAGAGCGCCGGGCCTATGACGAGATCGGTTTTGCCGTGGAAGACCTGATGAACGGTAACGTTGACGGTGTCGTCTGTGACTCCCCGGTAGCCGCCGACTATGTACTGCAGAACGAGAACTACAAAGGGGCCTTAAAGATCGTCGGCGAACCCTTTACCGAGGAGTATTACGGAATCGCCGTGCAGAAGGGCGATTCCGAGCTTCTGAACAGAATTAATACCGGCCTGAAAAAGGTAATTGAATCCGGTAAGCGGGACGAGCTGATCGATAAATGGCTGCGATAG